TCATCGGCCGCGAAATCCGTGATGGCGCGAATGGAAGCTTCATCGGCGTTAAAACCGGGGATCAGCGGCACGCGAATGGTCATTTTCACGCCCGCCGCGGCCAGCCGCCGGAAATTATCCAGCACCCGTTCGGCGCTGCCGTCTGTCCAGGCGTGAAAGCGCTTCGGATCGACATGCTTTAGGTCAGCCAAAAGAAGATCAAGAAACGGCAGCGACGGGGCGATATGTTTCCACGGCACATGCAGACAGGATTCCACCGCCGTATGGATACCCGCTTCACGACTGCGCTGTAACAGCGCTTTCGCCATCTCCGGCTGCATGAACGGCTCGCCGCCAGAGAGCGTGATGCCGCCGCCGCTGCGGGCGTAGAAAGGACGATCGCGCAGCACGGTGTCCATGATTGCCTCAACGCTTCGGGATTCGCCACAGACGCTCAGCGCCTGCGTGGGGCAGCAGTCGGTCAGCGCATCGAGCGCGGTGTCATCAAGGGCTTCCCGGTTGATGACCAGCGCGTCACCCCGGCGGCTAATCGCCTGCGGGCATGCCGCTTTACAAAGCTCGCAGCCTTGCAGGCACAGCCGTGCATCAAACAGCACATCACGCTGGCGGCGACGGCTTTCGGGGTTCTGGCACCAGCGGCAGCCGAGCGAACAGCCCTTGAGGAAAACTACTGTCCGTATACCTGGCCCGTCATGAGTGGAATAGCGTTGCAGATTAAAAATCATCGTCGTCATGCCTGTTAAGTTTCATTAGAAAATAATGTTACTTTCGAATGAAAGTTTTATTGACGACGATCAGCTTTATCTGCACCGGCTGATTTAAGATGGCGGCAATGTTAACTTGCTCAAAACAGGAGCCGTTATGGAACTCTATCTCGACACGGCGGATGTCGCGGCCGTCAAACGTCTGGCGAATATTCTGCCGCTACAGGGCGTCACCACGAACCCTTCCATTGTGGCGCGCGCGGGTGTCAAACTCTGGGATCTGCTCCCCGCATTGCAGGAGGCGCTGAACGGCGAGGGCAAACTTTTTGCGCAGGTCGTGGCGTCAGACACGGCGCAAATGGTTCGAGAGGCGGAACAGCTGGCGCAGCGCGTACCGGGTCTGGTAGTGAAAATTCCGGTCACGCAGGCGGGGCTTGCGGCAATGAAAATTCTTAAACCGTCCGGCATTCCACTGCTCGGCACCGCGGTTTATGGCGCGCTGCAAGGCTTAATGGCGGCGCTGGCGGGTGCGGAATATGTCGCGCCTTATGTCAATCGTCTGGATGCGCAGGGCGGTGACGGCGTGGCGACGGTCAGTGAATTGCAGGAGCTGCTAACGCTGCATGCGCCGCAATCAAAAGTGCTGGCGGCGAGTTTCCGCACGCCGCAGCAGGCGCTTGGCTGTCTGCTCGCCGGGTGTCAGTCCATTACGCTGCCGCTGGATGTCGCGGAGCAGTTACTGAATACGCCTGCCGTCGCGGCGGCGGTTGACGGCTTCGGGCGTGAATGGCAGCAGGCGTTCGGCACGCTCAGTTTGTAAGCTCGTTAAGGCGTCAGATTTCCCAGGGCGCCTTCTGTTTTTTCTCCCCCGGTTCATCATTCTGCTGGCTCTGCGCCAGCAGTTCCGCCTTCAGGATTTCCAGGTTATGAATGGCGGAGTGGTAATCGCCCGCCACCAGAATATCCAGAACGGTATCGATACGGTCAGCCAGCTGCTGCGGATTTACTGTCGGCATAATGCTTCCTTTTTACGGTCAGAACCGTTTCATGATGCAGAAAAGCGGCGTCAAAGAGAAGCCGTTCGCCCTCTTAATACACTACCGGAATCAATCATTTCGCTTTAACAGATAAATAATGGTTATAAAACAAGCCGGCTCCCCGTGCAAAGCGACGCTGTGAATTAGTCTGATCCTGCGCATAACGCGTTAACTTACATGAGGAAAGACTATGTCAGTATTCAACCAATCGACCTGCAAACTCTTTACCGATACAGCGCGTTTTACTCAACTTTCCGGCTTTTACGAGGAAGAACGCCGCATTATCTGGATGATGTTGCGGGCCCAGCCGCGTCCCTGTTTTAACCACGCGCTTATCGAAGAGATAATGAATCTCAGCTATCTGGTGCAGGAGGCCAGACTGGAGGTGGATTTCTGGGTCACCGGCTCGCTGGTGCCCGGCATGTATAACACCGGCGGCGATTTGCAGTTTTTTGTGGACTGCATCCGCAACGGCAGGCGAGAAGCGCTGCGTGCCTATGCGCGCGCCTGCGTGGACTGCGTACACGCCGCCTCGCGCGGTTTTGACTGCGGTGCCATCAGCCTTGCGATGGTGGAAGGCAGCGCGCTCGGCGGCGGTTTCGAGGCGGCGCTGGCGCACCATTTCGTGCTGGCCCAGCGCGATGTCCGCATGGGGTTCCCGGAGATTGCCTTTAATCTCTTCCCCGGGATGGGGGGCTATTCCCTGGTGACACGCCGCGCCGGGATGCGGCTTGCCGAAGAACTTATCTGGCAGGGCGAATCACATACCGCCGAGTGGTATCAGCCGCAGGGGCTGGTGGATCTGCTCTTTGAACCAGGGCAGGGATTTGTGGCGACACGTACCTTCATCGATACGCTTAAACCGCGCCTGAATGGGGTGAGGGCGATGCTTCGCGCGCGGCAGCGCGTGCTGCGCCTCTCGCGCAATGAACTGATGGAAATTACCGAAGACTGGGTGGATGCGGCGTTCAGTCTTGAGCCTAAAGACGTCAGCTACATGGAGCGCCTGATCCAGCTACAAAACCGTCACACCGCCGCAGCCCTGCGTAAGGCAGGCTAACGGCCATTCCTCAGACGCCGGTTACGGCGTCTGTTTCCCGGCATGATAGCGCTGATACCAGTGTTCAAGCTCGGTTGCCGTCATCGGACGGGCGAACAGAAATCCCTGACGTTGATCGACACCGTTTTGCATCAGAAACGCATCTTCTTCTTCACTTTCCACGCCTTCGGCGATCACCTGCAAATCCAGCGCTTTTGCCACTGCGACGATGGCGTGAACCAGCGATTGCGACACGGGCTGCTTATGGACATCGCGCACAAAGCTTTGATCGAGCTTAATGGCATCCAACGGAAATCGCGCCAGCTGCGATAGGGACGAATAGCCGGTGCCGAAATCATCCAGATGTACCTGCGCCCCCAGCGCGCTAAATTCATTAATCACCGACAGCGCCAGCTCGGCGTTTTCAATCAGGCAGCTTTCGGTGATCTCGACATCAATGGGGCTTTGGGTGAAGTGCATGTCGGTCAGCGCCTGACGCAGATCGCTTATCAGCGTCTGGTCGGCGAGCTGGCGCGCTGACACGTTCACCGCAACCCGCAGCTCAATGCCCGCATCGCGCCACTTCGCCACCTGGCGTACCACATCGAGCATCACCCAGCGCCCGAGCGGTACGATAAGCCCGGACTCTTCGGCGTAGGAGATAAAATCGAGTGGCGAAATCAGCCCGCGCTCCGGCGACTGCCAGCGCACCAGCGCTTCCAGACTGTGAACGTCGCCGTTGGCCAACATTTTCGGCTGGTAGTGAATAACCAGCTGATTTTTCTCAAGCGCCTTACGCAGGTTGGTGTCGAGCCAGAGATATTCGAACACCCGCTGGTTCATCTCCGGACAAAAGACGCAGAATTTACCGCGCCCGTTCTCTTTGGCGGTGTACATCGCCGTATCGGCGTTGCGGATAACGCTCTCGCGGTCTTCGCCATGCTGAGGCGCGAGGGCAATGCCGAGCGAGCAACCGGTATAGACTTCAATCAGCCCGATACGAAACGGGTGCTTCAGCCGGGAGATAATGCGTGAGGACATCGCCTCCAGCGCCGCCTGCGAGGTATCGGTCGCCATCACGAGAAACTCGTCGCCACCGAGCCTCGCCAGCACCTGATCTTTTTCAAGACAGCTTAAAATCGCGAGCGACACCGCCTGGAGAAGCTGGTCGCCGAACATATGCCCGTAGGCGTCGTTCACTTTCTTGAAATTGTCGAGATCGAGATAGACCACACCCACCTGCGTATCGCCGCGTTTAGCGATGGCGTCGCTTATCATCTCAAGAATAGCGTTGCGGTTGGGCAGTCCGGTAATGGCGTCGGTATTGGCCAGCACGCGCAGGCGCTCCTGCGCGCGGCGCTCTTCGGTAATATCGGTGCCAGAGCAGATCAGGAAAATTTCGTTTCGCCCGCTGCCGCTGTGGACAAACTTATTGCGAAAGAGAAACAGCCGCTGGCCTTTGCGGGTTTTGATCCAGCGCTCGACCTCATAGGAGCTGCCGTTGCGAAAAAAACCGGTGATATTGCGCCGCGACGCGGACGCTTCGGCGGGCGTCATAAACAGCTTAAAGACATTCTGCCCGATCACTTCGTGTTCTTTCAGGCCGGTGTATTCTTCGCTCAGCCGGTTGAAGCGCTGGATATTGCCGTGGCGATCGAGGATGACAATTACCGAGTTGGCTTCAGAAACCACCTGCTCCGCGAAGGAGAGTCCCTGCACGAGATCGCGCGCCACCGAGGTGGTGTCATGCCACGCCGACGCCGTGCCCGCCCACTCTTTACGGGAGACTTTGCGGCCCACCAGATGCACCGGCACCGGTTCGCCAAACAGCGATAACGAGAGCGTGACGCTTGAGGTGATCACACTCATGTTGCGGATTTGCGCGGCCTGATCCGGCGTCAGCGGCACCACGTGGCTGGTGACGGCCTCTTCGCTGGCGGCGAGCTGTAGCGCGTTGCTGTCCAGCGGCAGCCGCCAGAAAGGACTGGCGGCACCGCAGTAGCGGTACAGCAGATTATTCTCCAGGTCGTCTTTCATGCTCTCTCCCGAACCCACACCATGCGCTACGCAAACGGCACAGCCGGACTCTGCCGGCAATAAGAGGCAAAACGTTTGTTTTTACGGGAATATATTGTTGGCGAAGGCGGCAAGCCGGTGTCGGTTACGGCCATTTCGCTTAATTCTCAACGCGTTAAATTACGACGCACTCTGTTAGTGTGATCGTTTTTTGGAAAAATGCCCAAGTGAGACGGGAAAAATGTGCGCGCTCACACAGAGGAAAAGGCGAGGCGTGAGAGAAGAAAAACTCCCCGGCGGGGCCGGGGAGTAGAGGGTCAGGCGACCGGGCGTGCGATGACGCTGCGGGTTTCCATACGCACTTCGGCGATGGTCACGTCGATAACGTCGGTGACTTTATAAACGGTTTCGCCTTTGATCTGTACGGTGCCGTTTTCCTGGCTGCAGACCAGCTCATCGCGCACCGCGTGCAGGAACGGTGCGGGAATAAAGGCGACCGCGCCGTTATCCACCAGACGCACGCGCATGCCGCCGCGGCTGACATCGATAATTTCCGCCGCGAAGCGGGTATCGGTGCCGGCTTTGTCTTTCAGGAAACGGGCATACAGCCAGTCGCCCACATCGCGCTCCGCCATGCGGTTAAGACGACGACGCTCGGCCATCTGCACGGTGGCTTCATCCTGTGGACGCGTAGCGCTTTCGCCTTTAATGATGGCTTTCAGCAGGCGGTGGTTGACCATATCGCCATATTTACGAATCGGCGAAGTCCAGGTCGCATAGGCTTCAAGGCCGAGGCCGAAGTGCGGGCCTGGCTCGGTGCTGATTTCAGCAAACGACTGGAAGCGGCGGATGCGGCTGTCGAGGAAACCGGACGGCTGTGCGTCCAGCTCGCGGCGAAGCTTGCAGAAGCCCGGCAGCGTCAGTACGTCGTTCGCATCCACATGCATCCCGTGGCTTTGCAGCAGCGTCGCCAGCTGTTCGGTGCTCGCCGGGTCAAAGCCCGCGTGGACGTTATAAACGCCGAAGCCGAGCTTGTCGCGCAGCACGCGCGCGGCGCAGATGTTCGCGGCGATCATCGATTCTTCAACGATACGGTTAGCGATGCGGCGCGGCTCGGCGACGATATCCAGCACTTCGCCTTTCTCGCCCAGCACAAAGCGGTAATCCGGGCGGTCTTTAAACACCAGCGCGTGTTCAGTACGCCAGGCGCTGCGGCGCTGGCAAATCTGTTGCAGCAGGCGGATCTGCGCGGCAATCGCCTCGCTGCCCGGCTGCCAGTCGCCTTTTTCTTCCAGCCAGTCGGAAACGTCGTCATAGGCCAGCTTGGCTTTCGATTCGATGATAGCGGCGAAGAAGTGAATGTCATCGCTGATGGCGCCATCGGCTTCGATAATCATGCGGCAGACCAGCGCAGGGCGCTGCACGCCTTCGCGCAGCGAGCAGAGGTCGTCAGACAGCTCGCGCGGCAGCATCGGGATGTTAAAGCCCGGCAGGTAATTGGTGAACGCGCGCACTTTAGCGATGTTGTCGAGCTTGCTGCCTTCGGCGATCCACGCGGTCGGGTCGGCGATCGCGACGGTCAGTTGCAGGCGGTCGCCATCCAGCGCTTCCACATACAGCGCATCGTCCATATCTTCGGTGCTGGCGCTGTCGATAGTGACGAAATCCAGCGCGGTTAAATCTTCACGCGTCAGGTTTTCATCCAGCATTTCGGTCGCCACGCCGTCCGGCGCTTCGCGCTCAAGATTGTGGCGTGCCAGCGTCACCCACCACGGCACGAAATGGTCGTCGCCGAAGGTAATAAACTGTGTCAGTTCCGCGTAGAAACCGCGATCGCCTTTCAGCGGATGGCGGCGCATTTCCGCCACCGCCCAGTCGCCATTCTGGAAATCGTGGCTGACGCCGCGTTCAGCGCGGCACGGGATGGCGTCTTTCAGCAGCGGATGATCGGGAACGATTGAGAGACGATCGTCTTTCTTTTGCACCCGGCCCACAAAGCGGGTCAGGAAGGGTTCGATAAGCTCTTCGGGCTCGGCGGATTCTTTTTCCTTTTCCGTATGGATAACGGCAATGACGCGATCGCCGTGCATCACTTTCTTCATCTGCGGCGGCGGAATGAAGTAGCTTTTCTGCGCGTCAACCTCAAGGAAACCAAAACCTTTTTCCGTGGCTTTTACTACCCCTTCGGCGCGCGGCGTCTGGGAATGCAGTTGCTGTTTAAGCTGCGCAAGCAGCGGGTTATCCTGAAACATAGTGTCGAATTTTCGTGGCCAAAAGAGCGGCTGACAGTTTTACGCGATTGCGCGCCTCCCGGCAAGCGCTCTTTAGGCCGCAGCGGGCTATGCGACGACGCCAAGACCAAGCCGCAGACGGTTTACCCAGCCGCAAAGGCTGCCGAAGGCGAGCAGACGTAGCGCGTCCTGGATATCAAAACCGGCCTCAGTCAGCGGCTCAAGCTGTGCGTGGCCAAACCGCGCCGGGGCACGGGTCAACATCTGCATCGCCTGAATCATCGCGCGCGCTCTGGGGTGATTATGGCTCCAGGCCTGCAGCGCCCGTTCACCGTTGCGCGCCGCATCCGCAAGGCCTGGCTCGTCGCGCAGGCGCAGCGCGGCCTCGTCAAAACAGCTGGCGCTGCCGTTGATACGCGCCGATACCAGCGCCACCAGCGCAGCGTCAGCCGCATCCTCCGGCCTTTGCAGAGTGGCGAGCAGGGCGGCGAGACCCTCTAATGCGTCCGCGTCATGGGCCAGCAGAGAGAGCATCGGTTGCAGCAGCGGCTCATCCAGCGCCGCGTTATAAGCCGCCTGCTGGTCGGCGCTTGCCCAGCCCATTTCGAGCGCCGGGAGATCGGGCTGCCAGCGCGATTCAGCGGCGCTAAAGAGTGAGGCGGGCGCGTCCTGCTGCATATCAATGCCCGGCAACCAGCGCGCCGGCTGGCCGGGCTGTGCCTGTAACAGCGCCACCGCGCGGGCCTGAAAGCCCACGAAACCGATAATCTGTGTAAACGTGACGATGTCATGCACCGACAGCCCGGCGTCTTCCAGTTGCGCGCGCGCCGCGCTGTCAATCAGGGTGGGCTGACTGGCGAGCTGACGCGCGGTCTGGGTGAGCAGCGTCAGGCGGCGGTTGCTTTCCCGCGAGGAATCCGGCCCCGGCTCGGGCGCCAGACGGGCGGCGTAATGGTTGCACAGCCGCTGCACGCCGCAGACCTGTGCGACGGTTAAGGCGGCGCTGAGGCGGTCATAGACGCTCAGCGTATGAAGACGGGTGATGTCGCGTTTATCAGGCAGCAGAGAAGGGATAAGCGCGCGTGCGGCGTCGCACCACGGCGCGTGGGCGGCGATGTTCACGTCGTCCAGCGGCAGGTC
This sequence is a window from Cronobacter sakazakii. Protein-coding genes within it:
- a CDS encoding glycyl-radical enzyme activating protein, whose amino-acid sequence is MIFNLQRYSTHDGPGIRTVVFLKGCSLGCRWCQNPESRRRQRDVLFDARLCLQGCELCKAACPQAISRRGDALVINREALDDTALDALTDCCPTQALSVCGESRSVEAIMDTVLRDRPFYARSGGGITLSGGEPFMQPEMAKALLQRSREAGIHTAVESCLHVPWKHIAPSLPFLDLLLADLKHVDPKRFHAWTDGSAERVLDNFRRLAAAGVKMTIRVPLIPGFNADEASIRAITDFAADETGARDIHFLPYHTLGINKYRLLDWPYLAPATPLDEPVLLAFAEDYARQKGLTAWIRG
- a CDS encoding exoribonuclease II, whose product is MFQDNPLLAQLKQQLHSQTPRAEGVVKATEKGFGFLEVDAQKSYFIPPPQMKKVMHGDRVIAVIHTEKEKESAEPEELIEPFLTRFVGRVQKKDDRLSIVPDHPLLKDAIPCRAERGVSHDFQNGDWAVAEMRRHPLKGDRGFYAELTQFITFGDDHFVPWWVTLARHNLEREAPDGVATEMLDENLTREDLTALDFVTIDSASTEDMDDALYVEALDGDRLQLTVAIADPTAWIAEGSKLDNIAKVRAFTNYLPGFNIPMLPRELSDDLCSLREGVQRPALVCRMIIEADGAISDDIHFFAAIIESKAKLAYDDVSDWLEEKGDWQPGSEAIAAQIRLLQQICQRRSAWRTEHALVFKDRPDYRFVLGEKGEVLDIVAEPRRIANRIVEESMIAANICAARVLRDKLGFGVYNVHAGFDPASTEQLATLLQSHGMHVDANDVLTLPGFCKLRRELDAQPSGFLDSRIRRFQSFAEISTEPGPHFGLGLEAYATWTSPIRKYGDMVNHRLLKAIIKGESATRPQDEATVQMAERRRLNRMAERDVGDWLYARFLKDKAGTDTRFAAEIIDVSRGGMRVRLVDNGAVAFIPAPFLHAVRDELVCSQENGTVQIKGETVYKVTDVIDVTIAEVRMETRSVIARPVA
- a CDS encoding YciZ family protein, producing MPTVNPQQLADRIDTVLDILVAGDYHSAIHNLEILKAELLAQSQQNDEPGEKKQKAPWEI
- the fsa gene encoding fructose-6-phosphate aldolase; protein product: MELYLDTADVAAVKRLANILPLQGVTTNPSIVARAGVKLWDLLPALQEALNGEGKLFAQVVASDTAQMVREAEQLAQRVPGLVVKIPVTQAGLAAMKILKPSGIPLLGTAVYGALQGLMAALAGAEYVAPYVNRLDAQGGDGVATVSELQELLTLHAPQSKVLAASFRTPQQALGCLLAGCQSITLPLDVAEQLLNTPAVAAAVDGFGREWQQAFGTLSL
- a CDS encoding carboxymuconolactone decarboxylase family protein — encoded protein: MEQRRLTGKSHWYHETQSSLCPADPLLLVPEAAKVEDRFLLDLPLDDVNIAAHAPWCDAARALIPSLLPDKRDITRLHTLSVYDRLSAALTVAQVCGVQRLCNHYAARLAPEPGPDSSRESNRRLTLLTQTARQLASQPTLIDSAARAQLEDAGLSVHDIVTFTQIIGFVGFQARAVALLQAQPGQPARWLPGIDMQQDAPASLFSAAESRWQPDLPALEMGWASADQQAAYNAALDEPLLQPMLSLLAHDADALEGLAALLATLQRPEDAADAALVALVSARINGSASCFDEAALRLRDEPGLADAARNGERALQAWSHNHPRARAMIQAMQMLTRAPARFGHAQLEPLTEAGFDIQDALRLLAFGSLCGWVNRLRLGLGVVA
- a CDS encoding crotonase/enoyl-CoA hydratase family protein, with translation MSVFNQSTCKLFTDTARFTQLSGFYEEERRIIWMMLRAQPRPCFNHALIEEIMNLSYLVQEARLEVDFWVTGSLVPGMYNTGGDLQFFVDCIRNGRREALRAYARACVDCVHAASRGFDCGAISLAMVEGSALGGGFEAALAHHFVLAQRDVRMGFPEIAFNLFPGMGGYSLVTRRAGMRLAEELIWQGESHTAEWYQPQGLVDLLFEPGQGFVATRTFIDTLKPRLNGVRAMLRARQRVLRLSRNELMEITEDWVDAAFSLEPKDVSYMERLIQLQNRHTAAALRKAG
- the pdeR gene encoding cyclic di-GMP phosphodiesterase — its product is MKDDLENNLLYRYCGAASPFWRLPLDSNALQLAASEEAVTSHVVPLTPDQAAQIRNMSVITSSVTLSLSLFGEPVPVHLVGRKVSRKEWAGTASAWHDTTSVARDLVQGLSFAEQVVSEANSVIVILDRHGNIQRFNRLSEEYTGLKEHEVIGQNVFKLFMTPAEASASRRNITGFFRNGSSYEVERWIKTRKGQRLFLFRNKFVHSGSGRNEIFLICSGTDITEERRAQERLRVLANTDAITGLPNRNAILEMISDAIAKRGDTQVGVVYLDLDNFKKVNDAYGHMFGDQLLQAVSLAILSCLEKDQVLARLGGDEFLVMATDTSQAALEAMSSRIISRLKHPFRIGLIEVYTGCSLGIALAPQHGEDRESVIRNADTAMYTAKENGRGKFCVFCPEMNQRVFEYLWLDTNLRKALEKNQLVIHYQPKMLANGDVHSLEALVRWQSPERGLISPLDFISYAEESGLIVPLGRWVMLDVVRQVAKWRDAGIELRVAVNVSARQLADQTLISDLRQALTDMHFTQSPIDVEITESCLIENAELALSVINEFSALGAQVHLDDFGTGYSSLSQLARFPLDAIKLDQSFVRDVHKQPVSQSLVHAIVAVAKALDLQVIAEGVESEEEDAFLMQNGVDQRQGFLFARPMTATELEHWYQRYHAGKQTP